The proteins below come from a single Gemmatimonadota bacterium genomic window:
- a CDS encoding CBS domain-containing protein: MIVSMWMSRDVLTIEQSMPVGQAAVLMKSRNIRNLPVLAIRDGTPKVVGLLSLTELLRALPAGSDPLTPDIRSAVLTAGDVMRHDPITTTPESPIEEAATAMRHEKIGALPVVRDGTLVGIITESDIFHAFANILETASGDARVTFDVTVGEDIFVWLADATRRRGVRVNSFIVTEQGDRPVCVARFSGGRMEMFLDDLWKSGHKVLNVLRVE, from the coding sequence ATGATCGTCAGCATGTGGATGTCGCGGGACGTGCTCACCATTGAGCAGAGTATGCCGGTGGGCCAAGCCGCCGTATTGATGAAATCGCGCAACATCCGGAATCTCCCGGTGCTGGCGATTCGCGATGGCACGCCCAAGGTGGTCGGGCTGCTTTCGCTCACGGAGTTGCTGCGCGCACTCCCCGCCGGCTCCGATCCCCTTACACCGGACATTCGCTCGGCCGTGCTCACGGCCGGCGATGTGATGCGGCACGACCCCATTACCACCACGCCGGAATCGCCGATCGAAGAAGCCGCGACCGCGATGCGCCACGAAAAAATCGGCGCCCTTCCCGTGGTGCGCGATGGCACGCTCGTGGGGATCATCACCGAGTCCGACATCTTTCACGCGTTCGCCAACATCCTCGAGACGGCGTCGGGCGATGCGCGCGTGACCTTCGACGTGACGGTCGGCGAAGACATCTTCGTCTGGTTGGCCGACGCCACGCGTCGCCGCGGGGTGCGCGTAAACAGTTTCATCGTCACCGAGCAGGGCGACCGACCGGTGTGCGTCGCTCGCTTTAGCGGCGGACGGATGGAGATGTTTCTCGACGACTTGTGGAAGTCGGGACACAAAGTGCTCAACGTGCTGCGCGTCGAGTAG
- a CDS encoding ChbG/HpnK family deacetylase yields MVVSAVDVGMSRSVNRGVFEAVSRGTVSSVSVMVVGDAFDDAAAWLRAHPEVDVGLHVVLSAEWPHARWRPVMPPSVVPTLTDSTGAFRRRFDGSRADAREVEQEIRAQLMLARAAGVHVTHLDVHKNALYGGGGRFADALVRIVADEAVTVVLSRTGPTEWGTLALALGTGPMLEVSTAITPVETPARWPRWYEAVVRGAPAGVSRLVVHPGYDDPELRALTEGVDAWGAPWRQRDLDVLLSESFLRELTERRVKLLGMKEVPWRTHGGAVPPP; encoded by the coding sequence ATGGTAGTGAGTGCGGTGGACGTGGGGATGTCCCGCTCGGTGAACCGCGGCGTTTTTGAAGCGGTGTCGCGCGGCACCGTGAGTTCGGTGAGCGTGATGGTCGTGGGCGATGCCTTCGACGACGCAGCCGCGTGGTTGCGGGCGCATCCAGAAGTGGACGTCGGCTTGCACGTGGTGTTGAGCGCTGAGTGGCCGCATGCGCGGTGGCGTCCGGTGATGCCACCGTCCGTGGTGCCGACCCTCACCGACAGCACCGGCGCTTTCCGGCGTCGCTTTGACGGATCGCGTGCTGATGCACGCGAGGTGGAGCAGGAGATTCGCGCGCAGCTGATGTTGGCGCGCGCTGCGGGGGTGCACGTCACGCATCTCGATGTGCACAAGAATGCGTTGTATGGCGGCGGTGGACGGTTTGCCGACGCCTTGGTTCGGATCGTGGCGGACGAAGCGGTGACCGTGGTGCTGTCTCGCACCGGCCCAACCGAGTGGGGAACGTTGGCCTTGGCCCTCGGTACGGGGCCGATGCTCGAAGTGAGCACGGCGATCACGCCAGTCGAAACACCGGCGCGATGGCCGCGTTGGTACGAAGCTGTGGTGCGCGGAGCACCGGCTGGTGTCTCGAGGTTGGTGGTGCATCCGGGCTACGACGATCCGGAGTTACGTGCCCTCACCGAAGGCGTAGACGCCTGGGGAGCGCCGTGGCGGCAACGAGATTTGGATGTGCTGTTGAGTGAAAGCTTTTTGCGGGAGCTCACGGAACGTCGTGTGAAGCTCCTTGGGATGAAAGAAGTGCCGTGGCGTACGCACGGTGGGGCGGTTCCGCCGCCCTAA
- a CDS encoding M20/M25/M40 family metallo-hydrolase encodes MTNLSKIALALAFAAARLSAQGDASRTAETLSRWMAMTAPPGSEELATDPLLKSLHGWSRDLSGNLIKRVGQGAPRRVVACGLDMHAYVVSAITADGYLRLHRIGTALEHPLADQSLEAQRVQIHTAHGTVAGVVAIANGHFTRQHRADTTVVGVDQLWVDVGVSSRAEAERIGIALLDPVTPTRPAWSFEGYASGAGALSRTACAAVATAAEGRVASGETVFILSARHVMGWRGLTAALQRLGRVDSLFVIGASAREVNTVTGARAVSARVRFAGSRVETIHANEAAALLESTAKAAGVTLAADAGWVAPPAIATVARRPRTDAHENAERMVMSLLDLPGVPGHEWRVRNAVRAALPEWARARAKVDATGNLIVEAGPERDSVAFVAHVDEVSFEVDRILGDGTVTLTRKGGVIPSAWEGQPAVLFFDADANGNTASPLSGVFVPRDSARVKSPPRLVAWFGLDSAALVGRGVRTGSAIIGDKHATRLAGTRITGRSSDDRTGSTALLLAVQRLNPATLKHKVIFVWTVGEEGGLIGARAWGAVAGGGLQRVYAVDTFVSSDTPLEQPMFAYAPLGQGAVLRGLDDGSVAPRAERDRVMRVAKANAIPLQVGTTHGSTDGSAIGGFGPPDIGLSWPGRYSHTPGEVLDLRDLDALSRLILALAIAP; translated from the coding sequence ATGACCAACCTCTCAAAAATCGCCCTCGCCCTCGCGTTCGCCGCCGCCCGCCTGAGCGCGCAAGGCGACGCCTCCCGTACCGCGGAAACACTCTCGCGTTGGATGGCGATGACCGCGCCGCCGGGCTCCGAGGAACTCGCCACCGATCCGCTCCTCAAGTCGTTGCATGGCTGGTCGCGCGACCTGTCGGGGAATCTCATTAAGCGGGTGGGGCAGGGCGCTCCACGTCGCGTCGTCGCTTGCGGGCTCGACATGCACGCGTACGTGGTGAGTGCCATCACCGCCGACGGCTATCTGCGCCTGCATCGCATCGGCACGGCGCTGGAACATCCGCTCGCCGATCAGTCACTCGAAGCGCAGCGCGTGCAGATTCACACCGCGCATGGCACGGTGGCCGGCGTGGTGGCGATCGCCAATGGGCACTTTACTCGCCAGCACCGCGCGGACACGACCGTCGTGGGCGTCGATCAACTGTGGGTAGATGTCGGCGTGTCCTCGCGCGCGGAAGCGGAGCGCATCGGCATCGCGCTGCTTGATCCTGTGACCCCCACGCGTCCGGCGTGGAGCTTTGAAGGCTATGCCAGCGGGGCGGGGGCGTTGAGTCGCACCGCGTGTGCGGCGGTGGCCACCGCCGCCGAGGGGCGCGTGGCAAGCGGTGAGACGGTGTTCATCCTGTCCGCGCGTCACGTGATGGGATGGCGCGGTCTGACGGCCGCGCTGCAGCGGCTCGGGCGCGTGGATTCTCTTTTCGTGATCGGCGCGTCCGCGCGTGAGGTCAACACGGTTACCGGTGCCCGTGCGGTGTCTGCGCGCGTACGATTTGCGGGTTCGCGCGTCGAAACCATTCACGCCAACGAGGCCGCAGCATTGCTCGAGTCGACTGCGAAAGCGGCCGGCGTCACGCTCGCTGCAGACGCGGGTTGGGTCGCCCCTCCAGCCATCGCCACCGTCGCTCGTCGGCCACGTACCGACGCGCATGAGAACGCCGAACGGATGGTGATGTCGCTGCTCGATCTGCCTGGCGTCCCCGGCCACGAGTGGCGGGTGCGCAATGCCGTGCGTGCCGCACTTCCCGAGTGGGCGCGGGCGCGGGCGAAAGTCGACGCCACGGGCAATCTGATTGTAGAGGCGGGCCCCGAACGTGATTCCGTAGCCTTTGTAGCACACGTCGACGAAGTCAGCTTTGAAGTCGATCGCATCCTCGGCGACGGCACCGTCACGCTGACGCGCAAAGGCGGCGTGATTCCATCCGCGTGGGAAGGGCAGCCCGCCGTGCTCTTCTTTGACGCCGATGCCAACGGAAACACGGCGAGCCCGCTCTCTGGTGTGTTCGTGCCGCGCGACAGCGCCCGCGTAAAAAGCCCGCCGCGGCTCGTCGCGTGGTTTGGACTCGACTCCGCCGCGCTCGTGGGGCGCGGGGTGCGCACGGGCTCCGCGATTATCGGCGACAAACACGCCACACGCCTCGCTGGCACCCGAATCACCGGACGCTCGTCGGACGATCGCACCGGATCCACGGCGCTGTTGCTCGCCGTGCAGCGGCTCAATCCCGCCACGCTCAAACACAAAGTGATTTTCGTATGGACGGTGGGTGAGGAAGGCGGGCTTATTGGCGCACGCGCGTGGGGTGCGGTGGCTGGTGGAGGGCTGCAGCGTGTGTACGCGGTGGACACCTTCGTGTCCTCCGACACACCACTCGAGCAGCCGATGTTTGCCTACGCGCCACTCGGTCAAGGCGCGGTGTTGCGTGGACTCGACGATGGCAGCGTTGCGCCACGCGCCGAACGTGATCGCGTGATGCGCGTGGCCAAGGCCAATGCGATCCCCTTGCAGGTGGGCACCACGCACGGCTCCACGGACGGTTCCGCGATTGGCGGGTTCGGCCCACCGGATATTGGGCTCTCTTGGCCCGGGCGTTACTCGCATACCCCCGGCGAAGTGCTCGACCTGCGGGATTTGGACGCCCTCTCGCGCCTGATTCTCGCCCTCGCCATAGCGCCGTAA